The following proteins come from a genomic window of Mycolicibacterium rufum:
- a CDS encoding 2'-5' RNA ligase family protein, producing the protein MAHSVEVLFDAATEAAIRGLWDALAAAGVPSQAGHTAPSNRPHVTLTVAEQLDDAVDAALHPMLEHLPLPCVIGAPMLFGGRRTVTLVRLVVPSSELLALHADVHRVCVPHMPKGPLPHADPGRWTPHVTLARRVGPDQLPVAMAVPDVGRDLEGLVTGLRHWDGNAKVEHWIS; encoded by the coding sequence GTGGCGCATTCGGTCGAGGTGCTGTTCGACGCCGCCACCGAGGCGGCGATCCGCGGACTGTGGGACGCCCTGGCCGCCGCCGGCGTGCCGAGCCAGGCCGGCCACACCGCCCCGAGCAACCGGCCGCACGTGACGCTGACCGTCGCCGAGCAGCTCGACGATGCGGTCGACGCGGCGCTGCACCCGATGCTCGAGCACCTGCCGCTGCCGTGCGTGATCGGCGCGCCGATGCTCTTCGGCGGCCGTCGCACCGTCACGCTCGTCCGGCTGGTGGTGCCCTCGTCGGAGCTGCTGGCGCTGCACGCCGACGTGCATCGGGTGTGCGTGCCGCACATGCCGAAAGGCCCTCTCCCGCATGCTGATCCGGGACGGTGGACACCGCACGTCACCTTGGCGCGGCGGGTCGGTCCCGATCAGTTGCCGGTCGCGATGGCCGTGCCGGACGTCGGCCGTGACCTCGAGGGCCTCGTGACCGGGCTGCGGCACTGGGACGGCAACGCCAAGGTGGAGCACTGGATCAGCTGA
- a CDS encoding TetR family transcriptional regulator → MQLHKRDVVEAATSLLDDYGIADLSMRRLARELDVSPGALYWHFANKQQLLGAVADRILAPVGAPAGDWRTRITGICGQLRDALLSHTDGAELVSASFAAAQSAVMADVLTWLGDAAVEAGVGSRHAELAARTVVYYVLGFTVDEQSRRQWDAAGAELPDGPSLLTDDPDARFAFGVRLLIDGILARQAQRVEKPV, encoded by the coding sequence GTGCAGCTCCACAAACGCGACGTGGTCGAGGCGGCGACATCACTGCTGGACGACTATGGCATCGCCGATCTGTCGATGCGACGGTTGGCGCGCGAGCTCGACGTGTCGCCGGGAGCGCTGTACTGGCACTTCGCCAACAAGCAACAACTGCTCGGCGCGGTGGCCGACCGCATCCTGGCGCCGGTGGGCGCGCCCGCCGGCGACTGGCGCACCCGCATCACCGGCATCTGCGGGCAGCTGCGCGACGCCCTGCTGTCGCACACCGACGGCGCCGAGCTGGTCTCGGCGAGCTTCGCAGCCGCGCAATCGGCCGTGATGGCCGACGTGCTCACCTGGCTCGGTGACGCGGCCGTCGAGGCCGGGGTGGGGTCCCGTCATGCGGAGCTGGCCGCCCGCACAGTCGTCTATTACGTCCTGGGGTTCACCGTCGACGAGCAGTCGCGGCGGCAGTGGGACGCCGCGGGGGCGGAGCTGCCCGACGGGCCCTCGCTGCTGACCGACGATCCGGACGCACGGTTCGCCTTCGGGGTGCGGCTGCTGATCGACGGCATCCTGGCCCGGCAGGCCCAGCGGGTCGAGAAGCCGGTCTAG